CCACCTCGGAGATCACCAGCGCCGACCGCAGCCTCTCGTGGTTCCTGCCGGCACTGACTCCCTGCCCCGTGTCCTTCAATGCCTCCTGCAAGTTGCCGCTCGACATCTTCAGCCCCGGCAACAGCCCAAACAGAACCGCAGCCCCAACGCTGATCCCCACCGTCCACAACAGCGCTGCGCCATCCACCTTCACCTCGTTCAGCAGCGGCAGCGCAAGCGATCCCTGATGCGCGATATACGAGGTGATCGCATACGCCAGGCCAAGCCCAACCGCAGCTCCCATCCCGGACAGCACCAGGCTCTCCGTTAATAGCTGTCGCACCAGCCGTCCGCGCCCCGCACCCAGAGCGCTGCGCAGCGCGAACTCCTTGCTCCGCGACGCCGCCCGGGCCAGCAACAGGTTCGAAAGATTCACACAGACGATCAATAGAATCACGCCTACGGCACACCACAGCGTAATCAGAGACCGCCGTAACTTGCCGCTTACATATTGCTTCAGCTCAATCGGTCTCGCTGTATAGTTCCCAGCCGAATCCGGATACTTCTTGCTCCAGTAAAACTTGGGAAACAGCGTCCTTGCCTCGTCTTGCGACTGCGCGAGCGTCACGTTCGGCTTCAATCTCCCAATTAGCGCCAGCGTATTTCCTTCGTTGCGAATATCGTCGAGGACCGTCGGCTCGAAGACATCCACCTTCGAGCCCGGCGCAAACGCCGCGCCAAAATCGAATGTGGCAGGCAGCACCCCTATGACCGTCGTCGGCGTTCCATTCAGCGTGATCGACCTACCGACAATGCCGCGGTCTCCGCCGAACTGCCGCTGCCAGTAGGCGTGCGACAGCAGCACCACGGCACGCCCTCCCTTCACCGTCTCATCTTTGGTGAAAGAACGGCCCAGCTCGGGTTCCACACCCAGCACATGAAAGAAGTTCCCTATCACTCCTATGCCGGTAAGTGGTGTCGGCTCTCCGCTGCCCTTCAGCCTGAGATTGTCGGGGGTCGAAAACGCATAGTAGCCGGTCACATCCTCGAACGAGCGATTCATCGTCAACAGATCGTCATAGGCGTCCGCAGAGTACGTCGAGGCGGACAAGCCATTGGCGTCAGGCGGCGCAATCCATACCAGCTTCTGCGGATCATGAAACGGCAAAGGTCGCAGCAGGATCGTATTCACCACGCTGAAGACGGCGATATTCGCTCCAATGCCCAGCGCCAGAATTGCGACTGCCACCAGGGTGAACATATAGTCGCGCCGCAGCGTTCGCAAGCTGTAGCGAAGGTCCTGCAGAGCGATGTCGAGCCACGGCATTCCACGCGCCGCCCGCTGTTGCTCCTTCGCCTGCTCCATGCCGCCAAACTGAACCAGTGCCTGCCGTCGCGCCTCACTGGGAGAGAGCCCACGCTTCAGGTTCTCCTCCACCGCCAGCTCCAGATGACTCTGCATCTCCGCATCCAGATCAAGGTCCAGCGGGCGCTTATGAAAGAAAGAGCCAAGCCGCTGAAAACCCTGTCGTAGCAAATCCCTCATCGAGCTCTTCATTGCTGGCCTCCGTTCTCGCCCATCGCCAGCACCCGGCCCATCACGCTCGACAGCCTCTGCCAATAG
This region of Edaphobacter dinghuensis genomic DNA includes:
- a CDS encoding ABC transporter permease, whose product is MKSSMRDLLRQGFQRLGSFFHKRPLDLDLDAEMQSHLELAVEENLKRGLSPSEARRQALVQFGGMEQAKEQQRAARGMPWLDIALQDLRYSLRTLRRDYMFTLVAVAILALGIGANIAVFSVVNTILLRPLPFHDPQKLVWIAPPDANGLSASTYSADAYDDLLTMNRSFEDVTGYYAFSTPDNLRLKGSGEPTPLTGIGVIGNFFHVLGVEPELGRSFTKDETVKGGRAVVLLSHAYWQRQFGGDRGIVGRSITLNGTPTTVIGVLPATFDFGAAFAPGSKVDVFEPTVLDDIRNEGNTLALIGRLKPNVTLAQSQDEARTLFPKFYWSKKYPDSAGNYTARPIELKQYVSGKLRRSLITLWCAVGVILLIVCVNLSNLLLARAASRSKEFALRSALGAGRGRLVRQLLTESLVLSGMGAAVGLGLAYAITSYIAHQGSLALPLLNEVKVDGAALLWTVGISVGAAVLFGLLPGLKMSSGNLQEALKDTGQGVSAGRNHERLRSALVISEVALACVLLVGAGLLLRSFLRVLDVDLGFQPSHAAAIKMDYNDGGSTDKRNAIFEEAIRRVSALPGVEAAGISDNLPLERNRGWGGPQAKGKTYRNGEVPGAFVYIVSPGYVTAMGMRLRGRDFTWQDNMKGESTVILNEKAAKFVSPGEDAVGKVVLINGHEVHVIGVVADVHETNVEGTSGEQMYLPTMRDEWGPEGAELVVRTKLPPAQLAGSVLQTLRELNPNQPAVEFRPIQGIVDRAVSPRRFFVMLVGAFAGLGLLLASLGIYGVISYSVTRRTQEIGIRMALGASAGKVQISVITKTLQLAAIGIGVGIFASMLVANLISSLLFSTNPNDPPTFAGMILLLGAVAALAGYLPARRASRINPMVALRNS